The following proteins are co-located in the Plasmodium vinckei vinckei genome assembly, chromosome: PVVCY_11 genome:
- a CDS encoding pyrroline-5-carboxylate reductase, putative has protein sequence MENIKLGFLGLGQMGLALANGMSNSNIIKKENIYYYSPSKKNTDFVYVNSNVEVAKKCDIIICAVKPDMASSVLSDIKPYLASKLLISICGGLKIKTLEQMAGDDAKIVWVMPNTPCLVGEGTFIYCYNKNVNAQNKKHVDDLFNSCGDAYEVNEKHMDIGTAISGCGPAYVYLFIESLIDAGVKNGLNRNLSKKLVLQTLKGSVKMVKESDQPVQQLKDNICSPGGITAMALYTLEKNGFKYGVMEAVDAAFQKSKAMS, from the exons gATTTTTAGGTCTAGGACAAATGGGATTAGCATTGGCAAATGGAATGTCTAATTccaatataattaaaaaggaaaatatttattattattccccatcaaaaaaaaataccgACTTTGTTTATGTGAATTCAAATGTAGAG GTTGCCAAAAAATGcgatataattatatgtgCAGTTAAACCAGATATGGCCAGTTCGGTTTTAAGTGATATTAAG CCCTATTTGGCATCAAAGTTGCTAATATCCATTTGCGGAGGATTAAAGATCAAAACTTTGGAACAa ATGGCTGGAGATGATGCTAAAATTGTGTGGGTTATGCCTAATACCCCATGTTTAGTTGGAGAAGgaacatttatttattgctataataaaaatgtgaatgctcaaaataaaaaacatgtggatgatttatttaattcctGTGGAGATGCATATGAAGTAAACGAAAAACACATGGATATAGGAACAGCTATATCAGGTTGTGGGCCTgcatatgtttatttatttatagaaaGTTTAATTGATGCTGGAGTTAAAAATGGATTAAACCGaaatttatcaaaaaaattagtttTACAAACTCTTAAAGGGTCTGTTAAAATGGTTAAAGAATCTGATCAACCAGTCCAACAATTAAAAGATAACATATGCTCTCCAGGAGGCATTACAGCTATGGCCTTATATACccttgaaaaaaatggttTCAAATATGGAG TTATGGAAGCAGTTGATGCCGCTTTCCAAAAATCAAAAGCAATGAGCTAA
- a CDS encoding patatin-like phospholipase, putative — protein sequence MTKNVYILFVYIVYVFLHMFSLSLRMQKNLFKYITPISKKINLTRIKKVKAFRKERKQKNIHVFNDAVNKYIGFDAFFKKLNNVSSSQDKLNYINLLHKIIEDKKCEYFLFSNNYMRTIIYILNERLLTIRKNEYQNDATDYQIIYKLLLIFNNLTKYQNFYHVILNDYTHKNVKMSLIYIIMNILNEKGNKETHKEANSVFDYLTSFFKNTDETPKNYIDQDHIIDDQIKKENDIKKKSDIEDIKNKIFHLGKNILLKVKEEKLKIENKLNEQYNNNDNILKDQPYAKRQLEYYQLGQNDISLLEENKNGNSDDIETIKSDHTNHPHYFNSNNKDNNTYKDYTNSTSQLNYFNEDFNNDDYKKMKNDQKNGSEQTENSIVNYTEQNDTSFQNKQDEEMKYKNMDKRIHEIIKASDDNITFVPFYFNKNSKDNILTSIIVNFQKDQKGIVVYKRKHDEATNEKVNEKSGENKSEYLIDKTITKLKKKGIAIENIGDDYNCNNYYEVHDNYAEDDTDILNYERNANDKNFNIKENDEEAASNGYYKNGGEVDQKSEGQKEKNHLRTRNEYEGVDGENGEEISQKENEENSKTNQNNELNESDEILEEDELENDSKNKTNNENEYDENNVNVVYEDNNINIKDINNKTDTKMGGNSNFLNMGLLILAKKKPLLKEVIPTIENDNNKMPTNKEGTIESFDSNDINHIMNNSMFSDNIKGIPNNPYNYLKIDKLVKNIETNLNIYKKREHKASNIEGYDKIYLKFDERQNESEEMDKYVLMGYLNFNLDMLKNFKINNDETNLVMSNNSINNSNPYLHLELIKNYIESLFNYIDINSYFTNKLLKLLYEMLIENRNSIIYNLFYYTILNDENMNKIIDILSKSVSNNLNKSNITYALRILYILSFQQHLYINNIKEKNKINENSMILYKNVAKYLEDIKTEDFIKILQKNEKLITSLKNVSLFFENKYKNQNSLYIRDDKKEQFLIDNKIVKKKLNNIYNRHFICEQKDLIIIRKTNIILKALGANMFDLYNDIIFTDRDQKSHEYLMKENSIQKNIIHDYNDTIINFVSKFKKYFTFSNNENPPNGQDSIANATHTLNNKDNENLKTDNSKTWNSGQIKNSYNNNYSSGINEYEDKVKNNVLNDMTNKTNGTDHNTSTSMEEENKKKNSEKEKKIYIYNMNNKEYITFDKFKETLVNMKQKRKRKLRILCLDGGGIRGLLSIEILKCINSHLKKNLFEYFDIICGTSTGAIISILIGLEKAHLNEIEFLYNLLINKIFQKDTYAVRSTRYLLKHSYYDSSVLNNILNTFFKNTKMFHYNSDFFTPYVFTVSTQMNITPVQPVILKNYHVNLNRITELNKPNEQMLYTAKKETSDILNRGSASHKYDASENIGDNSKVVDINNSYSKGNNNIDAINQEEIQSYANLDDNKNLHEYYNSREKLKDNNKSINNEIHINKNIHDVSIYKSFYNIFVKYVLRCTTAAPGFFNFFSFDDNIYADGAICFNNPTLISLNEMKLIFYNYLNKKKNNIFNKIKYSVKKDITNEPEQNDAINLNDYIDCIVSIGTGKFQPKITHEYNDNKEQDTFLRWDVLLKQIVFSITNTELTHDTCNNLLDKNKYFRFNCFINNVKLDETSPEIITKLKQVGKRYFEDDKYNQQKLIQLINILEDKKDVNEYIQNQKKIWNPSYIDHIKSKIYNFFFPKNKKSINREVSPIAESSQNSNISKDGSLDESESMKNENQKNTNLYSDFNFNFLNDDNKFDISNIDEILEIINRNSNNFPQSKNTPNGFFQYFTNLFYNNSNNKFIKKLENMNKNNIFIKKKREPSNYVNVTPNTGIRVLLNEIYFILLKRNIYFHTDQNCPINGNPPNDYDINIQKYIPYPPDKNNQLSHINESGDTLKKNEHNEQNSMENNSNNKSIKKSDYFNNTDPNNTNIIKNNYEENNNNYLSKLPNNNNEPCLYNDDTNLPNIVENTNLIKKKNIKDIMSSYNVNYQFFKSINPDSLEIKKNMIFNVLRNIFFKNDT from the exons atgactaaaaatgtttatatactatttgtttatatagtTTACGTCTTTCTTCATATGTTTTCGTTATCCCTAAGaatgcaaaaaaatttgtttaaatatatcacaCCTATTtcaaagaaaataaatttaactagaataaaaaaggtCAAAGCTTTCagaaaagaaagaaaacaGAAAAATATCCACGTTTTCAATGATGCTGTCAACAAATATATAG GTTTCgatgcattttttaaaaaattaaacaatGTATCAAGCAGCCAAGACAAactaaattatattaaccTGCTGCATAAAATCATTGAggataaaaaatgtgagtatttccttttcagtaacaattatatgagaactattatatacattttaaatgaaagACTTTTAACGattagaaaaaatgaatatcaAAATGACGCCACCGATTATCAGATAATTTACAaacttttattaatatttaataatttgacAAAATATCAGAATTTTTACCATGTAATACTAAATGACTATAcacataaaaatgtaaaaatgtccttaatatatattattatgaatattttaaatgaaaaaggaaataaagaGACACATAAAGAAGCAAATTCTGTTTTTGATTATCTTActtccttttttaaaaacactGATGAAACtccaaaaaattatatagatCAAGATCATATTATAGATGaccaaattaaaaaagaaaatgatattaagaaaaaaagtgatatagaagatattaaaaataaaattttccatttaggaaaaaatattttattaaaagtaaaagaagaaaaattaaaaatagaaaataaattaaatgagcaatataataataatgacaatattttaaaagatcAACCATATGCAAAAAGACAATTAGAATATTATCAATTAGGACAAAACGATATAAGCTTActagaagaaaataaaaatgggaaTTCTGATGATATTGAAACGATAAAGTCGGATCATACCAATCATCCTCATTACTTTAACAGCAACAATAAGGATAATAATACCTATAAAGATTACACTAATAGTACTAGTCAATTAAACTATTTTAATGAAgattttaataatgatgattataagaaaatgaaaaatgacCAAAAAAATGGTAGTGAACAAACAGAAAATTCCATTGTTAATTATACAGAGCAAAACGATACTtcatttcaaaataaacaagatgaagaaatgaaatataaaaatatggacAAAAGAATACATGAGATAATAAAGGCGTCAGACGATAATATTACATTCGtgcctttttattttaataaaaattctaaagataatattttaacaagtataattgttaattttcaaaaagaTCAAAAGGGAATAGTGGTTTACAAAAGAAAGCATGACGAAGCAACGAATGAAAAAGTTAACGAAAAATCTGGGGAAAATAAATCTGAATATTTAATAGATAAAACgattacaaaattaaagaaaaaaggaattgcaattgaaaatataggAGATGATTATAATTGTAACAATTATTATGAAGTGCATGACAATTATGCCGAAGATGATAcagatatattaaattatgaaagaaatgcaaatgataaaaattttaatataaaagaaaatgatgaagaagCAGCATCAAATggttattataaaaatggtgGCGAAGTAGATCAAAAAAGTGAAGGacaaaaggaaaaaaatcaCTTACGAACAAGAAATGAGTACGAAGGTGTAGATGGGGAAAATGGAGAAGAAATTTCCCAAAAAGAAAACGAAGAAAACAGTAAAACAAACCAAAATAACGAACTAAACGAATCAGATGAAATACTTGAAGAAGATGAATTGGAAAATGAttcgaaaaataaaacaaataatgaaaatgaatatgatGAAAACAATGTTAATGTAGTTTATGaggataataatattaatataaaggATATCAATAATAAGACAGATACAAAAATGGGGGGAAATAgcaactttttaaatatgggattattaatattggctaaaaaaaaacccTTATTAAAAGAAGTAATTCCAACcattgaaaatgataataataaaatgccAACAAATAAAGAAGGTACTATAGAATCATTCGATAGTAATGATATTAATcatataatgaataattCAATGTTCTCAGACAATATAAAAGGCATTCCAAATAATCCATATAATTATCTAAAAATCGATAAATTAGTAAAAAACATTGAAACAAACCTtaacatttataaaaaacgaGAACATAAGGCTAGCAATATTGAAGggtatgataaaatatatttaaaatttgatgAAAGACAAAATGAATCAGAAGAAATGGATAAATATGTACTAATGGGATATTTAAACTTTAATTTAgatatgttaaaaaattttaaaataaataatgacgAGACTAATTTAGTGATGTCTAATAATTctattaataatagtaatccatatttacatttagAATTAATAAAGAATTACATCGAATCATTATTTAActatatagatataaatagtTACTTTACAAATAAgctattaaaattattatatgaaatgTTAATAGAAAATCGTAACTCGATAATTTACAAtctgttttattatactattttaaacgatgaaaatatgaataaaataattgatatattatcaaaaagtgtaagtaataatttaaataaatcgAATATTACGTATGCGTtaagaatattatatattttatctttccaacagcatttatatattaataatataaaagagaaaaacaaaataaatgaaaactCTATGATTCTTTATAAGAATGTTGCAAAATATCTAgaagatataaaaactgaagattttattaaaattctacaaaaaaatgaaaaattaattacaagcttaaaaaatgtgtctctattttttgaaaataaatacaaaaaccAAAATTCGTTATATATTCGTGATGACAAAAAAGAACAATTCTTGATAGACAATAAAATagttaagaaaaaattaaataatatatataataggcATTTTATATGTGAACAGAAGGAcctaattattattaggaaaacaaatattatattaaaagctCTAGGAGCTAATATGtttgatttatataatgatataatttttacagATCGAGATCAAAAATCACatgaatatttaatgaaagaaaatagtatccaaaaaaatattattcatgATTACAATGatacaattataaattttgtttcaaaatttaaaaaatattttactttttccAATAATGAGAATCCTCCAAATGGTCAGGATAGTATTGCAAATGCTACACAcacattaaataataaagacaatgaaaatttaaaaacagACAATAGCAAAACATGGAATAGCggtcaaataaaaaacagttataataacaattatTCATCTGGCATTAATGAATATGAAgataaagtaaaaaataacgtTTTAAACGACATGACAAACAAAACGAATGGCACAGATCATAATACTTCCACTAGCATGGAagaagaaaacaaaaagaaaaattcggaaaaagaaaaaaaaatatacatatacaatatgaataataaagaatatataacattcgataaatttaaagaaaCTCTAGTAAAtatgaaacaaaaaagaaaaagaaaattaagAATCTTATGTCTTGATGGTGGAGGTATTAGAGGATTATTATCAATcgaaattttaaaatgtattaatagtcatttaaaaaaaaatttatttgaatattttgatataatatGTGGAACAAGTACAGGTGCCATCATATCTATATTAATAGGTTTAGAAAAAGCACATTTAAATGAAATcgaatttttatataatttattaattaataaaatattccaaAAGGATACATATGCAGTTAGAAGTACTAGATATTTATTGAAACATTCATATTATGATTCAAGTGTGCTAAATAATATtctaaatacattttttaaaaatacgaAAATGTTCCATTATAATTCCGATTTTTTCACTCCATACGTATTTACAGTCTCAACACAAATGAATATTACACCTGTCCAACCTgtcatattaaaaaattatcatgTCAATTTAAATAGAATAACAGAATTAAACAAGCCAAATGAGCAAATGCTATATACAGctaaaaaagaaacaagCGATATATTAAATCGTGGTTCTGCTTCACATAAATATGATGCATCTGAAAATATTGGAGATAATAGCAAAGTTGtggatataaataatagttaCTCTAAaggtaataataatatagatgCCATAAATCAAGAAGAAATTCAAAGTTATGCTAATTTAGACGATAACAAAAATTTACATGAATATTACAATAGtagagaaaaattaaaagacaacaataaaagtataaataatgaaattcatataaataaaaatattcatgatgtaagcatatataaaagtttttataatatttttgtaaaatatgttttaagATGTACTACAGCTGCTCCtggattttttaattttttttcctttgatgataatatatatgctgaTGGGGCCatatgttttaataatCCTACTCTAATAAGTTTAAATGAAATGaaattgattttttataattatttaaataaaaaaaaaaataatatatttaataaaataaaatattcagTAAAAAAGGACATCACAAATGAACCAGAACAAAATGATgcaataaatttaaatgactATATAGATTGCATAGTAAGTATAGGAACAGGAAAATTTCAACCAAAAATAACACACGAATATAACGACAATAAAGAGCAGGACACATTTTTAAGATGGGACgtattattaaaacaaattgTATTCTCCATTACAAATACAGAACTAACTCATGATAcatgtaataatttattagataaaaataaatactttcgatttaattgttttattaacaatGTAAAATTAGACGAAACATCACCTGAAATTATTACTAAATTGAAACAAGTAGGAAAAAGATATTTTGAAGAcgataaatataatcaaCAAAAACTAAttcaattaataaatatattagaagataaaaaagatgtaaatgaatatatacaaaaccaaaaaaaaatatggaatcCTTCTTATATAGATCATattaaatcaaaaatatataacttttttttcccaaaaaataaaaaatcaataaaTAGAGAAGTATCTCCAATAGCTGAGTCTTCTCAAAATAGCAACATTAGCAAGGATGGAAGTTTGGACGAAAGTGAATCtatgaaaaatgaaaaccaaaaaaatacaaactTATATAGTGACTtcaattttaatttcttgaatgatgataataaatttgacATATCAAATATCGATGAAAttttagaaataataaatagaaatagtaataattttcCACAAAGTAAAAATACACCAAATggtttttttcaatattttactaatttattttataataacagtaataataaatttataaaaaaattagaaaatatgaacaaaaataatatatttattaaaaaaaaaagagaaccAAGTAATTATGTTAATGTTACACCCAATACAGGTATTAGAGTTTTgttaaatgaaatatattttattttattaaaaagaaatatttattttcataccGATCAAAATTGTCCAATTAATGGCAATCCTCCAAATGATTATGATAttaatattcaaaaatacATTCCATACCCTCCCGATAAAAACAATCAGCTTTCACACATAAATGAAAGTGGAgatacattaaaaaaaaatgagcaTAACGAACAAAATAGCATGGAAAATAAttctaataataaaagtataaaGAAATCAGATTATTTTAACAATACCGATcctaataatacaaatatcataaaaaataattatgaagaaaataataataattatttgtcCAAACtaccaaataataataatgaaccCTGCTTATATAATGATGACACAAATTTACCTAACATTGTcgaaaatacaaatttaattaaaaagaagAATATTAAAGACATAATGAGTTCTTATAATGTTAACTACCAATTTTTTAAGTCAATTAATCCAGATTCACtcgaaataaaaaaaaatatgatatttaATGTGctaagaaatatattttttaaaaatgatacaTAG
- a CDS encoding rhomboid protease ROM7, putative: MNLSILLIFIIYITSGNSLHYNKINSKGITAFINTKNPILKNEYKVYRFKKYNNVEKKIYSFKENALSLFNTVKDKEKIANLLENISNNVKIKFPNRFIYYNYLFNKCKLDRILIVINTLLYLYLNRVDKNEEKKIFFTKGNVVQIKDEQKAEKYQCNYYDIYKNKNYKTLFSSIFIHKNILHLYFNMSSLMSIYRMISPIYSNSQILITYLLSGFLSNLISYIYYMKPEKKDIFLKDIIDQNYYSRNTPLNKPNKIICGSSSAIYSLYGMYITHMIFFYFKNNYIMNTGFLYNIFYSFLSSLLLENVSHFNHILGFICGFFMSSTLILFDNN, encoded by the coding sequence atGAATCTTTCAATTTTGctgatatttataatatatattacaagTGGGAATTCGTTGCattataacaaaataaattccAAAGGAATAACTGCATTTATAAATACTAAAAATcctattttaaaaaatgaatacaAAGTATATcgattcaaaaaatataacaatgtAGAGAAGAagatatattcatttaagGAAAATGCTTTAAGCTTATTTAATACTGTGAAAGATAAAGAGAAAATAGCCAATTTGcttgaaaatatttcaaataatgtaaaaattaaatttccTAATAGATTTATATACtacaattatttatttaataaatgtaaattaGACAGAATACTCATAGTAATAAACACATTGCTTtacttatatttaaatagagttgataaaaatgaagaaaaaaaaatattttttactaaagGCAATGTAgttcaaataaaagatgAACAGAAAGCAGAAAAATATCAAtgtaattattatgatatatataaaaataagaattATAAAACACTTTTCTCATCTATTTTCATccataaaaatatcttacatttatattttaatatgagTTCACTAATGTCCATATACAGAATGATATCGCCAATTTATTCAAATAGCCAAATActtattacatatttattatctgGATTTCTTTCTAACTTAATatcttatatatactatatgaaaccagaaaaaaaagatatatttttaaaagacaTAATCgatcaaaattattatagtCGCAATACACCTTTAAATAAAcccaataaaataatttgtgGAAGTAGTTCAGCTATATATTCCCTATATGGAATGTATATAACAcatatgatttttttttattttaaaaataattatattatgaataCAGGCTTCctctataatattttctattcatttttatcatcttTGCTTTTAGAAAATGTTAGCCATTTTAACCATATTTTGGGATTTATATGTGGGTTTTTTATGTCGTCCACATTGATTTTGtttgataataattaa
- a CDS encoding zinc finger protein, putative: MENVLSNENIKKDIEKQNEIVHDTIEVKSMCINCEQEGVNKILKFEIPYFKNILIHSFECTLCNYRNNTIQDLNPIKEKGVKIIFSVTKNEHLDRQLIKSEYGVFKIPEINFEIPKETQKGSINTIEGFIQTALSNLTDYFINLKNMYNEANNIVDDNVNNKSEEVEKNVNGNINKIEEKEELNKNDGINDINNNNYSAKDDENTSESNEKYHQITIENYMSMIEKTINDLSRFVISKELPFTVEIIDPSGLSSLEYYDEDINSKTVIIEHYQRSKQELHELGFYEEDFEEKKKDEEIKQNNLNVNENQSIDKGDQIKKENFDFIKKYVHMNNNSNGSNNMSVKYKTINEGEESKLIESFTSNCPCCNYLGDNNFCEINIPGFKKCLILSYVCPNCNYKTSEIKSSGEINPKGKKITLTVKNKSDLNRFVIKSETASIQIPIIDLTSDYGTLGGSLTTVEGIIMQIIESLEDKFKFLLGDSSVNTHISNDENNTSNNDESVANKIKNIISNLYKLCKTEEMFPFDLIIDDIASNSYISFDQIGDDTNLKEEEYERNFEQNDMLGITSMDVN; encoded by the coding sequence ATGGAAAATGTTTTaagtaatgaaaatattaagaaGGATATAGAAAAGCAGAATGAAATAGTACATGATACTATTGAAGTGAAGTCTATGTGTATAAATTGCGAACAGGAGGgagtaaataaaattttaaaatttgaaatcccgtattttaaaaatattttaatacattCTTTTGAATGTACACTTTGCAattatagaaataataCTATTCAAGATTTAAACCcaataaaagaaaagggtgttaaaataatttttagcgtaacaaaaaatgagCACTTAGATAGGCAACTGATTAAATCAGAATATGGAGTTTTTAAAATTCCcgaaataaattttgaaatacCAAAAGAAACACAAAAAGGATCTATAAATACAATTGAAGGTTTTATACAAACAGCATTAAGTAATCTTACagattattttataaacttaaaaaatatgtataatgaAGCAAACAATATTGTTGACGATAATGTAAACAATAAATCTGAAGAAGTAgagaaaaatgtaaatggtaatataaataaaatagaagaaaaagaagaattaaataaaaatgatggaataaatgatataaacaACAATAATTATAGTGCTAAAGATGATGAAAACACTTCAGAGTCAAACGAAAAATATCACCAAATTACaatagaaaattatatgagtATGAttgaaaaaacaataaacgATTTATCGAGATTTGTTATATCGAAGGAATTGCCTTTTACTGTTGAAATTATAGACCCATCTGGATTAAGTTCATTAGAATATTATGATGAAGATATAAACTCTAAAACAGTTATAATAGAACACTACCAAAGAAGTAAACAAGAATTACATGAGTTAGGCTTTTATGAAGAAGATTTtgaggaaaaaaaaaaggatgaagaaattaaacaaaataatttaaatgtaaATGAAAACCAATCAATTGATAAAGGggatcaaataaaaaaagagaatttcgactttataaaaaaatatgttcatatgaataataatagtaatggATCGAATAATATGTCtgtcaaatataaaaccaTAAATGAAGGTGAAGAAAGTAAACTTATTGAATCATTTACATCCAATTGTCCATGCTGCAATTATCTAGgagataataatttttgcgaaattaatatacctggttttaaaaaatgtttaattttatcatatgtTTGTCCTAAttgtaattataaaacGAGTGAAATTAAAAGCAGTGGCGAAATTAACCctaaaggaaaaaaaattacctTAAcagttaaaaataaaagtgatTTAAACAGATTTGTGATTAAATCTGAAACAGCATCAATCCAAATTCCAATTATTGATCTAACATCTGATTATGGAACACTTGGAGGATCACTTACTACCGTCGAAGGAATAATTATGCAAATAATAGAATCATTGGaagataaatttaaatttttacttGGTGATTCAAGTGTAAACACACATATAAgtaatgatgaaaataatacaagCAATAATGATGAGTCTGttgcaaataaaattaaaaatatcatctctaatttatataagttATGCAAAACAGAAGAAATGTTTCCATTTGATTTAATAATTGATGACATTGCATCAAATAGTTACATATCTTTTGACCAAATTGGAGACGATACTAATttaaaagaagaagaatATGAAAGAAATTTTGAACAAAATGATATGTTAGGTATTACATCTATGGATGTAAATTAG